Proteins from a single region of Budorcas taxicolor isolate Tak-1 chromosome 7, Takin1.1, whole genome shotgun sequence:
- the LOC128050938 gene encoding olfactory receptor 2T29-like, translating into MDNSTWVANYTGQLDFILVGFFSQSKHSALLCVVISVIFLMALSGNSILILLIHSNAHLQTPMYYFISQLSLMDVMYISVTVPKMFMDQVMGVNEISASECGIQMFLYLTLVGSEFFLLAAMAYDRYVAICHPLRYSILMNHRVCHLLVSGCWFLGSVDGFMLTPVTMTFPFCRSREIHHFFCEVPAVMKLSCSDTSLYETLMYLCCVLMLLIPVTVISSSYLFILLTIHRMNSAEGRKKAFTTCSSHMTVVILFFGAAVYTYMLPSSYHTPEKDMLVSVFYTILTPVLNPLIYSLRNKDVTGALKKMLNMGSVTIL; encoded by the coding sequence ATGGACAACTCCACCTGGGTGGCAAACTACACTGGACAGTTGGATTTCATCCTCGTGGGATTCTTCAGTCAATCCAAGCACTCAGCTCTCCTTTGTGTGGTCATTTCTGTGATTTTCCTGATGGCCTTGTCTGGTAATAGCATCCTGATCCTTCTGATACATTCTAATGCCCATCTCCAAACTcccatgtattattttattagtcAGTTGTCCCTCATGGATGTGATGTACATTTCTGTCACTGTGCCGAAGATGTTCATGGACCAGGTCATGGGTGTGAATGAGATTTCAGCCTCTGAATGCGGAATACAGATGTTTCTCTATTTGACTCTAGTAGGTTCAGAATTTTTTCTTCTGGCtgccatggcctatgaccgctatgtggccatctgtcaTCCACTCCGTTATTCTATTCTCATGAACCATAGAGTGTGTCACCTCTTGGTGTCTGGCTGCTGGTTCCTGGGATCAGTGGATGGCTTCATGCTCACACCAGTCACCATGACCTTCCCCTTCTGCAGATCCCGGGAGATCCATCACTTCTTCTGTGAGGTCCCTGCTGTAATGAAGCTTTCCTGCTCAGACACGTCCCTGTATGAGACACTCATGTACCTGTGCTGTGTCCTCATGCTCCTCATCCCTGTGACAGTCATTTCAAGCTCTTATTTATTCATCCTCCTCACCATCCACAGGATGAATTCAGCAGAGGGCAGGAAGAAGGCTTTCACTACTTGTTCTTCCCACATGACTGTGGTCATCCTGTTCTTTGGAGCTGCAGTCTATACCTACATGCTCCCCAGTTCCTACCACACCCCTGAGAAGGATATGCTTGTATCTGTATTTTACACCATACTCACTCCTGTTCTTAACCCTTTAATCTATAGTCTTAGGAATAAGGATGTCACAGGGGCTctaaagaaaatgttaaacatgGGATCtgtcacaatactgtaa
- the LOC128051003 gene encoding olfactory receptor 2T3-like, with the protein MCSGNQNSQNQTLNTDFILVGLFGETKHALLLYTATFIFFLMALAGNALLIILVRLEPCLHTPMYFFISQLSLMDLMYISVTVPKMLLGQVTGDHTISPSGCGIQMFFYLMLAGAETFLLSAMAYDRYAAICRPLHYPLLMNQRVCECLVSGCWFLGMVDGLLLTPIAMSFPFCHSRKILSFFCEAPALLKLSCCDISLYKMLMYLCCILMLLIPIVVISSSYALILHLIHSINSAKGHRKAFATCSSHMTVVLLFFGAAIYTYMLPDSYHTAEQDMMVSAFYTIITPVLNPLIYSFHNKDVTGALRSRMQLGLSLEKVAKGKV; encoded by the coding sequence ATGTGCTCAGGGAATCAAAATTCACAGAATCAAACATTGAATACTGATTTCATCCTTGTGGGGCTCTTTGGTGAAACCAAACACGCCCTCCTCCTCTACACTGCGACCTTCATCTTCTTCCTGATGGCCCTAGCTGGGAACGCTCTCCTCATCATCCTCGTTCGCCTGGAGCCCTGcctgcacacccccatgtacttcttcatcAGCCAGCTCTCCCTCATGGACCTCATGTACATATCTGTGACTGTGCCCAAGATGCTCCTGGGCCAGGTGACAGGAGATCACACAATCTCTCCCTCAGGTTGTGGGATCCAGATGTTCTTCTATCTGATGCTCGCTGGAGCTGAGACTTTTCTCCTGTCTGCCATGGCCTATGACCGATATGCTGCCATCTGCAGACCTCTCCATTATCCCCTGCTGATGAACCAGAGGGTCTGTGAATGCCTGGTGTCTGGATGCTGGTTCCTAGGAATGGTGGATGGTTTGTTGCTCACACCCATAGCCATGAGCTTTCCCTTTTGTCATTCCAGAAAAATCCTGAGTTTCTTCTGTGAGGCTCCTGCCTTGCTGAAGCTCTCCTGCTGTGACATCTCCCTGTATAAAATGCTCATGTACCTGTGTTGTATTCTCATGCTCCTCATCCCCATTGTGGTTATCTCAAGCTCATATGCCCTCATCCTGCACCTCATCCACAGCATTAATTCAGCCAAGGGCCACAGGAAGGCCTTTGCCACCTGCTCCTCACACATGACTGTAGTGCTGCTCTTCTTTGGTGCTGCGATTTACACCTACATGCTTCCAGATTCCTACCACACAGCTGAGCAGGACATGATGGTGTCAGCGTTTTATACCATCATCACCCCTGTGCTGAACCCCCTCATTTACAGCTTCCACAATAAAGACGTCACAGGTGCTCTGAGGAGCAGGATGCAATTAGGACTGAGCCTAGAGAAAGTTGCAAAGGGGAAAGTCTAG